Sequence from the Camelus dromedarius isolate mCamDro1 chromosome 12, mCamDro1.pat, whole genome shotgun sequence genome:
AGGGGAGAAAAACATCTGCTCTCTGGGTAGTTCttaagtttctgtttttgttttttagttacTATTGTGGGAGCCAATGTCTAAGAGCttccatttccatttaaaaaatgaaacatggtCATCTGATGGGGAAGAGCTGAGGGTGAGGTGGGGGATTAGGGAGAGAAGCAGTGAAGGTATAAAATAACTGCTGTGGTGACTAAGAGAGCAAACAGACCAGGAACCCCCAAAGGGTTGCTTGATGGTAGTAAGGGCTTGGTTGCAGCTAGAGATCTTAGTGGCATTCAATATATTTAGTGGCATTCAATATACAGCTGTTTTTCTCTAGCAGTGTGAATGGAAGAGCAGCAAAGTTAAAACAGCTGGGATGATACAAAAAGGATGCAAGAGTGGAAAGAAAATTCGGTGATGGTGTGATAGGCCATTCAGACTGCTGAATACAGAAGTAAATTCAACAACGGGAAGGGCGATTATGAGGAAAGAACAGAGAGGGTGGAATGAGAAATCACAGAACAGGCACAGTGGGAACAacagggagcagggggaggaagaGCTAGAATTAGATTATAGACAAGTAGCGAGACATTAAGGTAACAGTCAAGAAGTCTTTAAGATtttgctttcctccttttctccccatAACCACCACCATCTACTTCTCCCTTGGGTTTCTCTCCCTCAAGTCTGTGTTGCAGAATACAGTTCCCCAAGTTTTCCCCTTTCTGACTGCTCCTGAAAACAAGCACACATACCTTCTTTGATAATAGGTTTTACTGCTTATCCTGGAAGACAGAAAAGAGTAAGAAAGTAACAACTCAGGGAAATAGTTGAAGTTCCAGAACACTCCAGAATTCTTACAGGTTTTAGCTCTGTCTGAGGCTACTGACTTCCCAGGAGGTAGTGCCTAAAAGGCCTGTAGTTTCCTAATTTGTTGTTCCTAGATATCTCTTAAGTGAGCCATTTAAGTCAGATAGATTTAAGTTAAGGTCAGCTAGATGGGCAGAGCTCCCATTTTCTCTGTCATCTGGGCAGGAACCAACTTCCTGTTGCTACTGCCACAGGACCTTACTTTAAGCAGGTGTTTGGGAATGTTGAGGTTTACTTTCTACACATAGAAGGCAATTTCTCTGCTGCCAGGGCTGAAGCACTGACAGAATAAGAAGAATGGTGCCAATAAAGTGGGCAAAGCTTCCCTGCCCATTATATAAACCAAAAAGAGTAAAAGCGGGTTTATTAGCTCCAGGAAAAGGAGCACCAGTACCCAGCTCTCAGGCAACCCCTCACTTTCTATACCCAGGCTGCATCTAGCCCAAGGTCCACTGGTTCCTTCAATCTGAGGGTCCATCCAGTGCCTCCCTTCCTGGGGTTGGGCATGGCTAGCTGCCTGATGGCGAGGTTTCGGGCTGTtcagcagcagcacctggcacAGCTGAGGCAGCCTCGTAGTCGGCGATGCGGCGCTGTACCAGGGCGGGCATGAGCTGCACGTAAGCGGCCATGAGGCGGTGGTTGGAATCGATCAGTTTCCCAGCACAGCTGTGCAGACAGGCCTCCTGGAAGGAAGACCAAAGGTGTTCTGTCAGGTCCATCTCCTTCTTTCCCATCCCTCGCCTAGGCCAGGGCTAGAGGTAGGGGAAGCGCGGGGGAGAGGCAAGTAGCCTATGGTTAACTCTTGAGGATCGGGGGTAAGCTCCCTACTCAGTTCCCCACCTAACCTCCTCAGCATCCAGAGCTCGGTGGTGCAGGCTGGGCACGCAGCGCTGGAAGCAGAGTTCCGTCATCCGATTGTAGACCAACAGGAAGTCCCGcagctgggagggaaggggacaaggAATTCAGCGAAGAAGAGGACCGTATCTCAACTCAAGGCCGCACCGCCCGAGGTTCCCAGCACCGCGCACCAAGGCCCGACGTTCTCAGCCCTCGGATGCCTGGCTCTTTGGGGTTCCCGCCACGCTGACAAGGATGCTAGGTAAACGTATGGCCCTATAGCGACTCTGCTCCCACTCACGTTTCTCaattgctgttgctgctgctgctgctgctccatcGCGCCAAGGGCGCGTGCCCTACGTCACTTCCGTTACAACTTCTAGGTAACGCCCCGGAAATGACCTCTTGTGGCTCCCCAGAGACAGCGGGGTTGGCTCAAGGATCGTCCTGCCCCCTGCTGCCGACGTCACTTCCGCCCTTATCATTTGCGACGTGGCCGGCTTCTTCTGCCCGGGAGAGGACGTCACTTCCGCCGAATCCCTGACCTGCTGCTAGGATCGCGAAGGGAACTGGATCCCGAGGTCCCCGCGCGGCCCGGGCCTGGCGCCCTGAGGGGAAGAGCGGCCCGGCCCGAGGTGAGAGGGACATGCATGGGCGAGAGCAAGTTGAATGCACGAACCTGACCTGAGGTCAGGATGCCTCTGAGCCCTGGGGAAGGATGAGAACACACCTGATGCCCAGGTGTATGTGGGGGGAGGGCGGAGACTCACACCTGGGGAGACATAACTGACTTTGGAAGAGATCACATATGTCCTGGGAAAGAGAGGCTTTTGCCAGAGGTCGGGAACTTAAACCAACTGATTTAACTAAGGCCTGAAGGGGAGGGCCCGAGGAAAAGGAGGTGCatgggatggaggagggggagaccacctgcaggaaagggaagaaacagTAAAGAAGTGTGGAAGGCCAAGCAATGGAGAACTTACCTGAAGTGGGGGGATGGGTAGACACCTGAGCCCTGGAAAGGGGTTCACCTCCTGATCAGGGGAAACACCTGCATGGGGATAAGCTTCTTGAGAGCACGGACTTTATCTCGTGTTCACTGCCTCAAATAGTGCACATGGTCGGCACTCATTAAATGTCTGTTGAAGAACTGAATGCATGAATGATCACTGGAGTcctgagtggggtgggggtgggggggtgggccaTGAGAACATGATCTCAGGTTAGGCACACCTGTGGCCTGGGTGTGCGTGTATAGAAGCATGTACCTTGGAGGGGAGATATACATAGAGCTAAGGAAAGAGTGATGTCCAAACCCCAGAACACTGAAGCCCTGGGACAACCTCAGAAATGGCAGGGGAGATCTTCCTCTTCGGAGTACTGGCCAGTTTTCAGAAGTGTCTGTATTGGGCTTTGCAGGGCGCTGGGGTGGAGACTTTGAATCCGGTCCCTTCGCTCGCCATGACTGACGGGATCCTAGGGAAGGCAGCCACAATGGAGATCCCCATCCACGGGAATGGTGAAGCTGGGCAGCTTCCTGAGGATGATGGGCTGGAGCAGGTGCTTCTGTTCGATTCTTCTCCATGTTGTTTCGGTTGAGGAATCCCAACTCATAAACCCTGAGCTTGCACCCCAGTAGCCTTCCCTGAACTTACCTGACTCCCTTCAATCTTTTTACAAATCTTTGTTCTGATTCTGTGCAGACGTCCCTTGTGTGCTCTCTCTCTGATGCTTCAATCCAAGCTTGTTTTCACCCCCAAAATACTTCAGCTGCCCCTCTGTTCCTGAAGCCCCCCTCTTCTCTGGCCTATAGGACCTCCAGCAGGTGATGGTGTCAGGACCCAACCTCAATGAAACCAGCATTGTGTCTGGTGGCTATGGGGGCTCTGGTGATGGACTCATCCCCACAGGTATGAATGATCAGAACAGGACAGGGAGCTTGagtggagaggggaagagggatggTTCTAGGGATCATAGGATGTGTCTAAGAAGGCTTGAATTCTGTCTAGAGATCCTGGGAACCTCTGCCAGTATGAACCCTATGGAATCTCAGCCCAAGGCCCATTCCCAGGGTTGTCCATCTGCTTCCATTTGCCGTATAGTCCCCGAGATACGCTCATGGGTCCTTTCTGTGCAGTTACCACCTGAGTTGAAAGAAGAACTCTGTTTCACAGACCATTCCCCTGCTCTGGAGCCTGAATCTTATTTGGAACTTTGTGAGGCTTTTCAGACTTTTACTTTACACTCTAATGTTTAGAGGAACAAACAGCTCGGAATCTCACACTGACAAGGATTCCACATGAGAATGTCAACCGGGTTTCTGTTTGATGGACCCACCATTCTTGATCAGCCACTCTGTACTCAGCCTATtttggctgtttcctctgcccctGTCCACTAGCaactccctcttccctcctccaaccaccaccaccacctcaaaAGGAGGCTGATACATATTGGGATTTGAGTGTCAGGGCACAAGGTATGAGTTCCTCCTAGTTGGGTAGGAGAATCTAATTGTCTCTAGCTTATGCTCCTTCAGGGAAATCATTATCAGTGCTGGGAGGGAAGTATGGGTGGAACCACAGAGGTTTTTGATTGTATCTGAGAGAGGCTGGTGTCAAAGAACTTGGTCCTTTAGGGTCTGGCCGCCATCCATCTCACAGTGCTACTCCTGCTGGCCCCGGAGATGAGGTGGCTCGGGGCATCGCTGGAGAGAAGTTTGACATTGTCAAGAAATGGGGCATTAACACATATAAGGTGAGATTCAAGCACCTCTCCCTTCCCTCAAACTTTCCTGGGTGCCTTTTCCCTATCTTCCAGATCCTAGTATCCTATCTATGGCTGAGACTAGGAGCCTGGGGATGCTGGGATAGATACCTGCTGGGAGGGGACGGCGTACTAGGGTCTCTGATCTGTTCCCCCGCTTCCCAATCAGTGCACAAAGCAGCTGTTATCAGAGCGATTTGGCCGAGGCTCCCGGACTGTGGACCTGGAGCTAGAGCTGCAGATTGAGCTGCTGCGTGAGACGAAGCGCAAGTATGAGAGTGTCCTGCAGCTGGGCCGGGCACTGACCGCCCACCTCTACAGCCTGCTGCAGACCCAGCATGCACTGGGTGACGCCTTTGCTGACCTCAGCCAGAAGTCCCCAGAGCTTCAGGTGCCTCGACCAGGCCAAAGAGGGTGGGGGGACTgggcccaggccctcccaggcagtcacccctcagcctccctccctccctcctgcagcccagAGGGAGAACCCCTCCAGggtgggcccagccctgcccccagcagcaCTCACCTGTGGAGGCGGCCTAAGGGTTTGTACAGAGGTCCAAAagttggagggggtgggggaggcggcaCACTAGGTGCCTCACAAGTAACCCTTCTCCGCATTGACCGGAATACCTTCAGTGCTCAGCCTAATCAGAGCCCCTCCCTTGCCTGCTACACCAGCTTTCCCTGATCTAGGCCTGCGAACTTATCTGAGAGCCCCACTCCCACATTCCTGCCCCAGGCATCCCCAGAATAGCCCCACTAACTTTCTGGCTAAGAGAGCCTTGCTGGAGGCAGTCCTGGGTTGTTCCAGTTTCAATGGCTGTTTCTCCTGGGGcggcagggggaagggggaggctaCAGCTCCATTCAGGTGGGGACTGTTACTCAAGGCCTGTCCCTCCCTTCTGCCCTCAGGAGGAATTTGGCTACAATGCAGAAACGCAGAAGCTGCTGTGCAAGAATGGAGAGACACTGCTAGGGGCTGTGAACTTCTTTGTCTCTAGCATCAACACATTGGTAACCAAGACCATGGAGGACACACTCATGACTGTCAAACAGTATGAGGCTGCCAGGTGTGGGCACTGGCAGGGCCTAGGGTTTTGGGAGTTGGCTGGCTTGGGTGGAAGTTTGAGCTTTAGGGGCCTAAGAATTGAGGAAAGAAAGGCGAGTATGTGTGGAGAACAAAGGGGTGGAGACCAGCCTGtatcaccccctccccaggctggaaTATGATGCCTACCGAACAGACTTAGAGGAGCTGAGCCTAGGCCCTCGGGATGCAGGGACGCGTGGTCGACTCGAGAGTGCCCAGGCCACTTTCCAGGCCCATCGGGACAAATATGAGAAGCTGCGGGGAGATGTGGCCATCAAGCTCAAGTTCCTGGAAGAAAACAAGGTGCCAACCCCACCCCTTTGACCCAGCCCACCTTCCCATCTGTAACATTGACCTCACTCCTCTGAAACCCTCCCCATCATTGAATGGGAAATGCAGCCTGGCTAAGGAGTGGGATCTTCCCCCAGCCCTCTCAACCCCTGGACCTTTCCACTCACAACTCTCTCTGATCCCTGGCCCTTTTCTATTGGTGGATTTAGCTGCTGGTCCCAGGGACATAACTGGGAAAAATCACCCCTTGAGCTTGGGTACCAGAATCCCAGGCCCACCCAATCAAGTCAGATGTCTCCTATCAGATTAGTCCTTATCCTTGCACTCCGTTGGTGGAGTTCAGCTCCCATTCCAAAAAGCATCATCAGAGCAGAGTCCATGTGCCCCTGGTCTGGGCTTGGGCTCATAGCCCCTCAGGAAGGGTATCTGAGTCCAGTCTCAGCTGAGCTTGTGGACCTCCAGATCAAGGTGATGCACAAGCAGCTGCTGCTCTTCCACAATGCCGTGTCAGCCTACTTTGCTGGGAACCAGAAACAGCTGGAGCAGACCCTGCAGCAGTTCAACATCAAGCTGCGGCCTCCAGGAGCCGAGAAGCCCTCCTGGCTAGAGGAGCAGTGAGCCGCTCCAGCCCAACCTGGCTATCAAGAAGGACATTTGGAGGGGCAGTCCCagggtgggggaggtgtgggCATGGGACATCCCTTGCCTCCTGCCCTCTGGCTTGGGTTCCCTTTCCCTGGCTGGGGCTGACACCAGTTGTGCCCACACTGCTGTGGGTAGGGAGGGGCCCTGCAGGCCCAGCGGCTGCTGCCCTGTCCTTTATCTTCCTGGCCACTGGGCTTCATTCCCAGATCTTCTCCTTCCACTCCACAGTCAAAGGCTATGACAAAACCACTCCCTGGCCAATGGCATCACTCCTCAGGCCTATCCCCAGCTCCTGGGGTGTGCCCCCTGACCAATGGCAGAGCCTCAAAAGGCCCTGTCAGCCAATGGCAGCTCTTCTTGGGCTCCCCTGGGCCAATGATGTTGCCTCCAATACCCTTTGTCCCTCCTCAATGTGTGCCCATTGCAGAGAAGGGGACTGGGACCAAAGGGGTGGGGATATGGGGAGCCCCACTTCTGGCCCTACATCTGAATGGGCCTCCCCTCACCTACCCACCCAGTTTAATTGTGCTTAGAGCCCTGGAAGATTGGGACCTAGCACTAGGAATAAACCTTTCATAAAAGCAGGCCCAGTGAGGTCAATTTGTGGGGGACTCTAGGAGGGTGGTCTGGGTGGAGAAATGCTCAGTCTAATCATCCACCAAAACCCTATCAATTcaggagagctggggctggaCTGAAGTCACAGGTTTCAGGAACAGTCTGAGAGCCCAttgtcctcccccagccccaggaggaACCATATCTTTTATTTGCCCTTCAGGCTAACACCAAGATAGCAATGGATCTTAAAACACAGGGCCCAGAGAGGGTTGGGCCCACTGACCTctatcatccattcattcatacagcaaatatttactgagtgcttttaTTTGCCAGACACTGCGCAAGACCCAAGGGAAACATCGGGGAATAAAACACGGTCCCTGCCCACAGTGCTTATGGCCTAGTGGGGGATAGAGGCAAGTAACCAGGCAACTACAATACAGTGATAAATACTAGGATACAGAAATACAGAGAGctatgggagcacagaggaggggcatCTGGCCTAGACTGGGGTGGATAGGGGGATGTCAGCTTGAAAGCTGAGACCCAAAGGGTGGGTAGATGACAGCCAGGCAAAGAGGCTAACATATGTGAAGGCCCTGGGTAGGAATTGGGAGTAATTcagtttcaaatgaaaaataagggGAAGTGGCTAGAGGATGACTACAGATGTAAGGTAGATCACACTGGGCCTTTTCAGGCTGCTTAAGGACTTTTGCCCTTTCGACAAAGGCGCAGTGAAACCTTATCACCAGAAGTGTGATGACCTAGGAGAAGTTTAGGATTAAGGTAAGAAGTCCTTGTGAGGCTTAAAATAGTGTTATACAGACCCAGGTCCTCATGCTGGGTAGTCTAGTAGCTCTGGCCCCAAATCCCAAAGCAATCATGAACCCTGCCTGAGGCTCATTCACAAGCACCAGAACACCTGGGCTGGGCACTGGACCACAGTGGATGAGCGGTCAAGGCAAACCCCTGCTGCACCCTGATGTTGAGCCCAATTCTGAACCTTGTGTGAGGCAAGAAAGCTCCCCTGATAGCGCTTTGATCTAGTCTGAGCCCAGGTACCATCACCCCTATGTTCCTTGGCCAAGGCGTGCTGTAGAACTTTTCAGTTTTCTCCCCTACCTCTGTGGGGATCTGGAGGAAAGGGAAATCCAGTAAGTAGCTTCTCATAGCCCTGAGATCCACGCAGTCTGATTATGCTCTTTTGTCACACATACTGCAGCTCCCAGGCAGGCCTCCTGGGCTTTGGTCAGCCTTCAGTCACCTGACTGGAGCTTGATTATTGGGTAGGGTGGTCCACATACAAGCCCCTCATCTTATGGGCCACTGGgtcggggtgggggaggtttCAGCATGAAAGGTACCGAGTCTCCAGGTGACTGGAGGCAGGAGCTACAAGCAGAGCTCAACCCTGGTTCCAGCACTTTCTAGCTGAGTGATCAGGGTTAATGTCTGGGGTGCCAAGGGCTCTCAGTTCTTTCCGTTGCAAAACACGGCTAATAAAAGAAACTACCTATTAAGATTATGAGTATTAAagaagataatatatgtaaagtgattCGTtttgtgtctggcacataataagcactcagtcCCTGTTAACTGTTAttgtactttttattattttccaccGGGGCTGCTTTTCCACAATGCAATGATTCTGAGAATTGCTCTGGTCTTTGAAGTGTGGAAGGGAGTCGCTGGATGGTCTGAACCATAATTTCCTCGCGAGGGGGCTCCTTAGGGAGAGCCAGGCACCTCGAGCCAAGGCAAGCCCCCCCAACCTTTCTACCCTGTCAGCCCCTTCTCCCAGAGCTCTGGGTACTGCCTTTCCATCTTGGGACCCTTCCGCCGCCCAGAGAGCCGTGACGAGGCGCAGACGATCCCTGTCTGCCACCGCTCAGGAGAGACCACATTAGCATATTCCTTAGGAGTCCCCTCAAGAAAGCCTGGAAAGGCACCTCCGGGAGACAGCCGGGACCCGCTCCCAGAGTCCGAAATCCCTGCTACCCAGGGATTTTCTTGACCAAGCCTCAGCCCTGATACCTACTACGCTGCCCTTCCCTGGAGCCGTTGGGAGCCAGAGGCAGTGGGCAGGGGTCGGGGATCGAGGATCCGGGATCCAGGATCCTGCTCACGGGTCTCCCCAGCGCGACCGCAGAGGCAGCTCCCGCAGGAGCCTCGGGGGACTGGGGGAGCGGGGCGGGTTGAGGGTAGGAGCGGGCGGGGCCTccgcggcggcgggcggggcgtGGGTGGGTCTTCGGTCTCCGAGCCGCCCCCTCCCGAGGCTGGTCCgcagccccgccccggcccctccctccGGCCTGTGCGGCGGGTCCGGCGGCGGCGCCGGCGCGGGGACAGGCGGAGGCGCGGGACGTGGGGCGGCGCCGCGGGCAGGGCTGGGCGGACGGGCGCTGGCAGCAGGGGCAACGCCGCGGGCCCCTCGGAGTGGCCGCAGTCAGGGCCTTGGCCCTCCATCCTGCCTCGCCGCGGTGAGTGCGACGGGCGGCCCCCAGGGGTGCGTTTGTATCCCTGTCTGCCTCGGTCTCGGTCTGGGTCCGAGCAGCGGTGTGTCTGTCCGAGTGTCTGTGGGTGGGGGCACAGATGCTTTTCAAGAGCTGTGCCTGTCTCTGTCCACGTGAGGCGTGTCCCTGTCCGTGAGAGCAGTGGGGGGATTCTTCGGGCTGTGGCTGCTCACGTGAGGTCCATGTTTGAGGGGGGAGGCGCGGGTGGATGGGTGACGGTTCCTTGGAGGAGCGCGGGGTTTGGGAGCTTGTGTTTGTTGGAGGAGGGTGTCGAACGCTGCGGCCGaggatggtggggggtgggggcgcggGTGGGGTCGCTGAGTGAGACTCTGGAATCTTGTGGCCCAGCTTGTCTGAAGGGTTCCTTTCTCCCTGGTGCAGACACTTTCACCCCTTGCTACCCACTCCATTCTCCTCAGGCATCTAGAGGCCCGCCGGCTGGGATAGAGGACACCTTTTCCTCCTCTAGCACTGCCCCCTGGACAGGAAGCCTCATCCGGAGGCTGTTTCTTGTAGGAAAGGACCCTTCTGTttcccctgcagcctgggccccgCCTGGAGGACCCCGGGCTCCTCCCTGGTTCTGGCCTCCTCCCTTCTGGACTTGGCTTCAGATCATGGGCTGCAAACCTGCAGGGACAGATGGTTGCAGGCTGGAGGGGCAGGCTGCACCCCAGGGAAGTCAATCCACTGAAGTCGGGCCCTGGGCTTGTTCCTGGTGTGGGGGTCTCTAATGTGGAATTCATAAAGCCAGGACTGGCCCCAGTGAGGATGAGAGCTGGGAGGTTGGAGCAGGTGCAGAGGTCTTTTTCACAGGTTTCTCCCTACCTGCCTGTCCAGCTCATCAGTGCCCATTCATCCCCTAAGCAGCGCTCTGGTTTGCTGCAGAATTGTAATCAGCTGCAGGCCTGACAGGTGCCCTGCCTCTTTTGGCTTGCATGCCTCCAGTGACAGAGCACTTACTACCTTCTGCTATGGGAGAGCTTCTTTAAGTAAAGGTTTTGTTCCTTGGAACTTTGTTCACTTGTCTTgttattgcctttgcttttgccTCTCTGTATGGTGAGAGGGAACTGCAGTGATTTAAACATGGCTCTGCTGTCACCAATATATACGGAGCACcctctgtgtgccaggtgctgcctCAGCCACTTAGGGCACAATGACATTCTTGCTGAGAGAAGAGCTTGAGCAAAGGCCCATGGTTGGTATAGTACAGCCTGTGTTCAGAAAAACAGCAAAACCATATGGctagggtggagggtgccccgaGGGAGTGTCATGGGTGCCCTaaactcagcaaatatttatttcagaaggGAAGTGGGGGCAAGTACAACCACTCTCTAGCACACCTAGCCTTCCTGGGGAAACCAGTAATCACATACTCAAGGTGGTACTGGATTGGATGTAATCAGGGGCACATATTACAATCTGTAGGGACCTTTGGCTGGAAAGAGAACCTTGGGAATCTCAGATCTGGGGAAGAAAAAgacaccctccccccaatttaCAAGTAAAGGATTGGAGTAGGAACTTGTCCAGAGTCTTACCTTGCATTAGTGAAATTAGAGTCAGGACTAGCTCCTAGATCTCCAGACCTTTTAACTTAGACACATTTTAGGGGCAGAATCAAGGATATAGTCATAGCTTATACCTGAAAGATGAAAGAAGGAGGAATTGAGAAGACTCCCAGGATTCTGGCTGGTGTAGGCTAGGTGGATGGTGGTGCCTTTTACTGAGATGAGAGATGCAACAGGAAGACGAGGTTAGGGGGAAGTGAATTCAGTTTTAGACTAGTCTGTGTGCATAATCCATGTACGGATATCTAAGGTACAGTTGGATATATAGGGGTTCAAGAAAGTTTTCTGCACAGGAGATAAGGCTTTGGGAGTCATTAGCAAGTGCATGGTAACTGAAACCATGGGAGATGGTGAGATTTCCCAGGCAGAGTATAAAAGTTGAGGGGAGAAGAGGCCCTGGAACAAAGCCCTGAGGAACTAGACATATAAGGAATGGACAGTGAAGGAACAGCCGGAGAGGCGAATGGAGAACTCACATCGAGTGGGTCGTGATAGCATCAAGTACAGCCTCTGCCCTTTTGAGTCTTGCTCCTT
This genomic interval carries:
- the TIMM10B gene encoding mitochondrial import inner membrane translocase subunit Tim10 B: MEQQQQQQQQLRNLRDFLLVYNRMTELCFQRCVPSLHHRALDAEEEACLHSCAGKLIDSNHRLMAAYVQLMPALVQRRIADYEAASAVPGAAAEQPETSPSGS
- the ARFIP2 gene encoding arfaptin-2, encoding MTDGILGKAATMEIPIHGNGEAGQLPEDDGLEQDLQQVMVSGPNLNETSIVSGGYGGSGDGLIPTGSGRHPSHSATPAGPGDEVARGIAGEKFDIVKKWGINTYKCTKQLLSERFGRGSRTVDLELELQIELLRETKRKYESVLQLGRALTAHLYSLLQTQHALGDAFADLSQKSPELQEEFGYNAETQKLLCKNGETLLGAVNFFVSSINTLVTKTMEDTLMTVKQYEAARLEYDAYRTDLEELSLGPRDAGTRGRLESAQATFQAHRDKYEKLRGDVAIKLKFLEENKIKVMHKQLLLFHNAVSAYFAGNQKQLEQTLQQFNIKLRPPGAEKPSWLEEQ